Proteins encoded within one genomic window of Spirochaeta isovalerica:
- a CDS encoding P-loop NTPase, with protein sequence MATKEDVLKALSQIEDPDLHKDIVSLGFIKELVIDGGKVSFSIELTTPGCPLKNMFKTEAERLVGELNDVEKVHVVMTARQNRNANDSDSLKQVKHVIAVASAKGGVGKSTVAATLASEFASRGFKVGLLDTDLFGPSLPTLFNIHESQIMQRNNMLIPMDYKGMKFMSFGFLLGDSPAIMRGPMVSGYIQQLLTTVEWGELDYLFIDMPPGTGDIQLTISQTIKLDGAVMVTTRSSLSLVDVARGILMFEKVQIPILGVVENMAYFVCDNCDKEHYIFGEKRSDLSERFGVETIAHIPIDSGRAKPFDNYETNDINKGLGDSLIRQVGKMSSSVEKAPEVKLFPDRVSITWEGEAPIEIGNHLLRDSCQCALCVDEYSGEKTLKTEDIPEDIHALESVPLGNYAVSIQWSDGHTSSIYPYKVLKSLKRLNA encoded by the coding sequence ATGGCAACAAAAGAAGATGTGCTGAAAGCCCTGAGTCAGATAGAAGACCCGGACCTTCATAAAGATATAGTCAGCCTCGGATTTATTAAAGAGCTCGTTATTGATGGCGGGAAGGTCAGTTTTTCCATTGAACTGACGACTCCCGGCTGCCCGCTTAAAAATATGTTCAAAACAGAAGCGGAAAGACTGGTCGGAGAACTGAATGACGTGGAAAAAGTTCATGTCGTCATGACGGCGAGACAGAACCGCAATGCCAACGACAGCGATAGTCTTAAACAGGTGAAACATGTCATCGCCGTCGCTTCAGCAAAAGGGGGAGTCGGCAAATCGACTGTAGCGGCGACTCTGGCCAGCGAGTTCGCCTCCAGGGGATTCAAAGTCGGTCTGCTGGATACTGACCTTTTCGGACCTTCTCTTCCTACGCTTTTTAACATTCACGAATCGCAGATTATGCAGAGAAACAACATGCTCATCCCTATGGATTACAAAGGCATGAAATTCATGTCCTTCGGTTTCCTGCTGGGCGACTCTCCCGCCATAATGAGAGGCCCTATGGTTTCCGGTTACATTCAGCAGCTTCTGACAACCGTCGAATGGGGAGAGCTTGACTATCTTTTCATCGATATGCCTCCGGGAACCGGTGATATCCAGCTGACAATCTCCCAGACGATCAAACTCGACGGAGCGGTTATGGTTACCACCCGTTCTTCTCTCTCTCTGGTCGATGTGGCCCGGGGTATCCTCATGTTCGAAAAGGTTCAGATACCCATACTGGGAGTCGTGGAAAACATGGCTTATTTCGTCTGTGACAACTGCGATAAAGAACATTATATATTCGGGGAGAAGAGAAGCGATCTGTCGGAACGTTTCGGTGTTGAAACCATAGCCCATATACCCATTGATTCCGGGCGGGCCAAACCTTTTGACAACTATGAAACAAACGATATCAACAAAGGTCTCGGTGATTCTCTTATCCGCCAGGTCGGAAAAATGTCATCTTCTGTAGAGAAAGCTCCGGAAGTTAAGCTCTTTCCCGACAGAGTATCAATTACCTGGGAAGGAGAAGCCCCCATTGAAATCGGCAATCACCTCTTAAGAGACAGTTGCCAGTGTGCCCTCTGCGTGGATGAATATTCCGGAGAGAAGACTCTTAAGACAGAAGATATTCCGGAGGATATTCACGCTCTCGAATCCGTTCCTCTGGGTAATTATGCCGTTTCCATTCAGTGGAGCGATGGCCATACATCCAGCATTTATCCTTATAAAGTACTGAAATCCCTTAAAAGACTGAACGCCTGA
- a CDS encoding SOS response-associated peptidase codes for MCFNASLVQTAEIMAVEFNAYIDDSLIEPVYFESAFSLPEWPVLKDASPDRFAPLTWGLIPSWIKNYEAATDIRFKTLNARLETLHEKSSFRQASDNSRCAVPIDGWFEWKEVRGKKYPYFIHREDGKPFLLAGLWSRWVNEESNKSFETFSVVTTAALGICAQIHNTKERMPFILSKEGKDLWLDRNLSFSDLKENIIPQWKDLSAYPVSHKVSSSKENRNVPEIRDRIDGPAEQMEFF; via the coding sequence ATGTGTTTTAATGCTTCACTGGTTCAGACAGCCGAAATCATGGCTGTTGAGTTTAATGCTTATATAGACGATTCGCTTATCGAGCCTGTATATTTTGAATCGGCATTTTCTCTTCCCGAATGGCCGGTCCTCAAGGATGCATCTCCCGATCGATTTGCTCCTTTGACCTGGGGATTAATACCTTCATGGATAAAAAACTACGAAGCTGCTACGGATATCCGCTTTAAGACCCTCAATGCGCGATTGGAAACGCTTCATGAGAAATCGAGTTTCCGCCAGGCTTCGGATAACAGCCGCTGCGCTGTACCGATTGACGGATGGTTTGAATGGAAAGAAGTCCGGGGAAAGAAATATCCCTATTTCATTCACCGGGAAGATGGAAAACCTTTCCTTCTCGCCGGATTATGGTCCCGCTGGGTAAATGAAGAAAGCAATAAGTCCTTTGAGACCTTTTCGGTGGTCACAACGGCCGCTCTTGGTATCTGTGCTCAGATCCACAATACAAAGGAACGAATGCCTTTCATCCTGTCAAAGGAAGGGAAAGACCTGTGGCTTGACAGAAATCTCTCCTTCTCCGATCTTAAAGAAAATATTATACCTCAGTGGAAAGATCTCTCCGCCTATCCGGTTTCGCATAAAGTCTCTTCATCAAAAGAGAACAGAAATGTACCGGAAATCCGCGACAGAATCGATGGACCTGCTGAACAGATGGAGTTTTTTTGA
- a CDS encoding glutamine--tRNA ligase/YqeY domain fusion protein produces MGKENIVIADENEKGKKGPDFIRQIINHDLETGKNGTSVHTRFPPEPNGYLHIGHAKSICLNFGIAEDYEGGKYNLRFDDTNPEKEETEYVKSIIRDIEWLGFDLTDRIFYASDYFEQFYEYALQLVKAGKAYVDSLSAEEIREYRGTPTTPGKNSPYRDRSVEENLEMLENMKNGKYKDGEHILRAKIDMSHVNMNMRDPAIYRIKNATHHRTGDKWHIYPMYDFAHGYEDAIEGITHSICTLEFENHRPLYDWFLDNVTAPCHPQQIEFARLNLTNTVMSKRYLLELVTSGLVDGWDDPRMPTISGLRRKGVTPSALKRFAREIGVSKVNSLIDMNFFDFIIREELNETADRVMAVLDPLKVVITNYDEGKSELVDAENNPQAEDAGNRQIPFSREIYIERDDFMEEPPKKFFRLAPGKEVRLKHAYFITCNDVIKDKEGNITELHCTYDPETKGGNAPDGRKVKGTLHWVSAEHAVDAEVRLYEPLFTLEDMSDMEEGKVYKDYLNPASLVILENCKVEPSLADAVPGNPYQFLRKGYFSADSRYHTSEKPVFNRVVALKDSWAKIQKK; encoded by the coding sequence ATGGGAAAGGAAAACATAGTAATCGCAGATGAAAACGAAAAAGGGAAAAAAGGCCCCGATTTTATCAGGCAGATCATAAACCACGATCTGGAAACCGGTAAGAACGGAACAAGTGTACATACCAGGTTTCCACCGGAACCGAACGGTTATCTTCATATCGGCCACGCCAAATCCATCTGCCTCAATTTCGGAATCGCCGAAGACTACGAAGGGGGTAAATATAATCTCCGCTTTGACGATACCAATCCTGAAAAAGAGGAAACTGAATATGTCAAATCCATAATCAGGGATATTGAATGGCTTGGTTTCGATCTTACAGACAGAATCTTTTACGCTTCCGATTACTTTGAACAATTCTATGAATACGCTCTCCAACTGGTTAAAGCCGGCAAGGCTTATGTAGACAGCCTCAGCGCTGAAGAAATCCGTGAATACAGAGGAACGCCTACAACTCCTGGAAAGAACTCTCCTTACAGAGACAGATCTGTTGAAGAGAATCTCGAAATGCTCGAGAACATGAAAAACGGAAAATACAAAGACGGCGAGCATATCCTCCGCGCTAAAATCGATATGTCTCATGTCAATATGAATATGCGCGATCCCGCTATTTACAGGATCAAGAATGCAACTCATCACAGAACCGGAGACAAATGGCATATCTATCCCATGTACGATTTCGCACACGGTTATGAGGATGCCATCGAAGGGATTACCCATTCGATCTGTACGCTCGAGTTTGAAAATCACAGACCGCTCTATGACTGGTTCCTCGATAATGTAACGGCACCCTGTCATCCTCAGCAGATAGAGTTCGCACGCTTGAACCTGACAAACACAGTAATGAGCAAACGATATCTTCTGGAATTGGTTACTTCCGGTCTTGTCGACGGTTGGGATGATCCGAGAATGCCGACGATTTCGGGATTGAGGAGAAAAGGCGTCACACCTTCCGCCTTAAAAAGATTTGCCAGAGAAATCGGTGTTTCTAAAGTTAACAGTTTAATCGATATGAACTTCTTTGATTTCATAATCCGGGAGGAATTGAATGAAACCGCTGACCGCGTCATGGCGGTCCTCGATCCTCTGAAGGTGGTCATTACCAATTACGACGAAGGAAAATCGGAGCTTGTCGATGCGGAGAACAATCCTCAGGCGGAAGATGCGGGAAACCGTCAGATTCCTTTCTCCAGGGAAATCTATATCGAACGAGATGACTTTATGGAAGAACCTCCTAAAAAATTCTTCAGACTAGCTCCGGGGAAGGAAGTCCGGCTGAAACATGCATACTTCATAACATGTAATGATGTTATCAAAGACAAAGAGGGAAATATCACAGAATTGCATTGTACTTATGACCCCGAAACCAAAGGTGGAAATGCTCCTGACGGTAGAAAGGTGAAGGGAACGCTTCACTGGGTATCGGCTGAACATGCCGTAGATGCGGAAGTGCGTCTTTACGAACCTCTTTTCACTCTGGAGGATATGTCAGATATGGAGGAAGGGAAGGTGTATAAAGATTACCTGAATCCCGCTTCTCTGGTAATTCTGGAAAACTGTAAAGTGGAACCTTCCCTTGCAGATGCTGTTCCTGGTAATCCTTATCAGTTCCTGAGAAAAGGGTATTTCAGCGCTGATTCCAGGTATCACACCAGTGAAAAACCTGTTTTCAACAGGGTCGTGGCGTTAAAGGATTCCTGGGCCAAAATTCAGAAAAAATAA
- a CDS encoding phosphoenolpyruvate carboxykinase (ATP) — translation MIIKKLIEELIETHPKVQNNMSRELLIHNAVEYGKALVTSCGALATWTPARSTGRSPKDTLIVKRPETRDSIDWTSDYNNSVEPETFDMIIEDAVAILKGKRSLYITDRVIGADTSYALPVRTITNKALTAVFSDNMFRPVPEDMEKSVFADKPFTLIVVPYDFLDSEKYNGRLRRLPCGRTSDMVIATDFDRRVGVVVGSAYMGSVKKLMFTAMNYYLPLEGILPLHSSANEDLEGRSALILGLSGTGKTTLSSDPARALIGDDEHGWSEKGIANFENGCYAKLNNLKEDKEPEIYHAIFHKEDYMEHGAIIENAMMYPDGVIDLTDERLTPNSRASYPQRYLSNVKMSGLSEGHPGTILFLVADANGVIPPVAKLNTEQAKLWFLMGYTSKLAGTETGIVKPVTTFSRFFGEPFMPRMPMMYSNLLGEKIEKHKTNVFLINTGWSGGPFGIGRRIGIAVTRRIVHAAISGELDNVDYEYDELFHVNIPIECPGVDPAILKPYNTWIDKTEFNYRAENLAEEFSDHFNKAYGHMNIDTNIKAMCPGKYMDPETGTFMNYRRK, via the coding sequence ATGATTATTAAAAAACTTATTGAAGAACTGATCGAAACCCATCCCAAAGTTCAGAACAACATGTCCAGAGAGCTTCTTATTCATAACGCTGTGGAATACGGCAAAGCGCTTGTGACCAGTTGCGGTGCATTGGCCACCTGGACTCCGGCCCGTTCGACCGGGAGAAGTCCCAAAGATACGCTGATTGTAAAAAGGCCTGAAACGAGAGATTCCATTGACTGGACTTCTGATTACAATAATTCCGTTGAACCGGAAACCTTTGATATGATCATTGAAGATGCAGTTGCCATTTTAAAGGGGAAAAGATCCCTTTACATAACCGACCGGGTTATCGGAGCGGATACTTCCTACGCTCTTCCGGTGCGGACTATCACAAATAAGGCACTTACTGCCGTTTTCAGCGACAATATGTTCCGTCCCGTTCCGGAAGATATGGAAAAAAGCGTTTTCGCCGATAAGCCGTTTACTCTGATAGTCGTCCCCTACGATTTTCTCGATTCGGAAAAATATAACGGAAGACTGCGCAGACTCCCCTGCGGCAGAACATCCGATATGGTTATTGCGACAGATTTTGACCGGAGGGTGGGAGTCGTCGTTGGTTCAGCCTATATGGGCAGCGTTAAAAAGCTGATGTTTACTGCCATGAATTATTATCTTCCCCTGGAAGGAATTCTGCCGCTCCACAGTAGTGCGAATGAAGATCTCGAAGGAAGAAGCGCGCTGATTCTCGGTCTTTCCGGAACAGGAAAAACAACTCTTTCCTCCGATCCTGCCAGAGCTCTAATCGGCGATGACGAACATGGCTGGAGTGAAAAGGGAATCGCAAATTTTGAAAACGGCTGTTACGCGAAACTTAATAATCTGAAAGAGGATAAAGAACCGGAAATCTACCACGCCATTTTCCATAAAGAGGACTATATGGAGCATGGTGCTATTATCGAAAACGCCATGATGTATCCCGACGGAGTTATCGATCTGACTGATGAAAGGCTGACTCCCAATTCAAGAGCCTCCTATCCGCAGCGGTACCTGAGTAATGTGAAAATGTCCGGTCTGTCGGAGGGGCATCCCGGAACAATTCTCTTTCTTGTCGCCGATGCCAACGGCGTTATCCCGCCTGTAGCCAAATTAAATACGGAACAGGCTAAACTCTGGTTTCTAATGGGCTATACCAGTAAACTGGCCGGAACCGAAACGGGCATAGTGAAGCCTGTCACGACATTTTCCCGATTTTTCGGAGAACCCTTCATGCCGAGGATGCCAATGATGTACAGCAATCTGCTGGGTGAGAAAATCGAAAAGCATAAAACCAATGTTTTCCTGATAAACACAGGATGGAGCGGAGGCCCCTTTGGTATAGGCAGGAGAATCGGCATTGCCGTTACCCGGAGAATCGTTCATGCGGCCATCAGCGGAGAACTGGATAATGTCGATTATGAGTATGATGAACTCTTCCATGTTAATATTCCGATAGAGTGCCCCGGTGTGGATCCGGCCATCCTGAAACCCTACAATACCTGGATTGACAAGACCGAATTCAATTACAGGGCGGAAAACCTGGCAGAGGAATTTTCAGACCATTTCAACAAAGCCTATGGCCATATGAATATTGACACGAATATAAAAGCCATGTGCCCTGGAAAATATATGGATCCAGAAACGGGCACTTTCATGAACTACAGAAGGAAATAG
- a CDS encoding CD0519/CD1768 family membrane protein, whose product MKAFSAGTIILLLFMVGTVVLYGNVMGLANFFSTIMATAHDLLINTVLFILAITVLAGALGSFMSEFGILALLNRILAPGVKLLWRLPGCSALGAISTYVSDNPAIIALSKDKSFIDYFEDYQKPALANFGTSFGMGLVVTAFMMSLGFFKEAMIGNLGAVFGSIVSTRIMLRFTRKEFGVEKGKTALAEDPEAYRYRTIREGNLFQRVLDALLEGGKGGLEIGAQIVPGVLIICTLVLMMTFGAGTAGYDGSAYQGIPILPKVGEFLSWPLKVLFGFSSPNAIAFPITALGAVGAALALIPNFISEGLITGNDIAVFTAIGMTWSGYLSTHIAMMDSLGFRHLTTKAILSHTIGGIAAGVFAHYAFMIFLG is encoded by the coding sequence GTGAAGGCATTCAGTGCGGGAACGATTATCCTGCTGCTGTTTATGGTCGGAACTGTGGTTCTGTACGGTAACGTTATGGGGTTGGCCAATTTCTTTTCAACAATAATGGCTACAGCCCATGATCTTTTGATCAATACGGTTCTGTTTATTCTGGCCATTACTGTCCTGGCAGGGGCTCTCGGGAGTTTTATGTCGGAATTTGGAATTCTGGCTCTGCTGAACAGAATCCTGGCTCCGGGAGTCAAGCTTTTATGGCGTCTTCCCGGTTGTTCGGCTCTTGGAGCCATAAGCACTTATGTTTCTGACAATCCGGCTATAATTGCTCTTTCGAAAGATAAGAGTTTTATTGACTATTTCGAGGATTATCAGAAACCGGCTCTGGCTAACTTCGGGACTTCCTTCGGAATGGGGTTGGTCGTAACGGCTTTTATGATGTCTCTCGGTTTTTTCAAAGAGGCTATGATAGGGAATCTTGGCGCCGTGTTCGGTTCCATTGTTTCCACAAGAATCATGCTCCGCTTCACAAGAAAGGAGTTCGGCGTAGAGAAGGGAAAAACTGCACTGGCTGAAGATCCGGAAGCCTATAGATACAGGACAATCCGTGAAGGTAATCTCTTTCAGAGAGTTCTGGACGCGCTGCTGGAAGGCGGCAAAGGTGGTCTGGAGATCGGAGCGCAAATCGTTCCGGGTGTCCTTATCATCTGTACGCTGGTTCTTATGATGACTTTCGGTGCCGGAACGGCCGGATATGACGGCAGCGCTTATCAGGGGATTCCGATTCTTCCCAAAGTCGGGGAGTTTCTATCCTGGCCTCTGAAAGTTTTATTCGGATTTTCCTCTCCCAATGCCATAGCCTTTCCCATAACGGCTCTGGGAGCTGTCGGGGCTGCGCTCGCACTGATACCGAATTTCATCAGTGAAGGACTGATAACCGGAAACGATATTGCTGTCTTTACAGCCATCGGGATGACATGGTCCGGTTATCTGTCGACTCATATAGCGATGATGGATTCTCTGGGATTCAGACATCTGACGACAAAAGCGATTCTGTCCCATACCATCGGAGGGATCGCGGCGGGCGTTTTCGCCCACTATGCATTTATGATATTTCTCGGATAG
- a CDS encoding YjjG family noncanonical pyrimidine nucleotidase, protein MKYTTLLIDADDTLFDFDKAEETSLDRFYKRMDLKCPYNEFREVYNRENHLLWKAFERGKATAEKVKVQRFVNTMKALELYEDNGVELSRIYMEELSRCRFLLPGADDFCEKLSSHYNLYVITNGLWDVQRSRVGDSEIYRRFFKGLIVSEKVGSAKPDKGIFDEARKTAGNPLLEEMLIIGDSLTSDIRGGDLYGIDSCWFNPGGKELVGPSTPTYEVADYESLLKILL, encoded by the coding sequence TTGAAATATACAACCCTGCTTATAGACGCCGATGATACATTATTCGATTTTGACAAGGCGGAGGAAACATCACTTGACCGATTCTATAAACGTATGGATTTGAAATGTCCCTATAATGAATTCCGTGAAGTTTACAACCGTGAAAATCATCTTTTATGGAAAGCATTCGAAAGGGGGAAAGCTACAGCTGAAAAAGTCAAAGTCCAGCGCTTTGTCAATACGATGAAAGCTCTGGAATTATATGAAGACAACGGTGTTGAACTGAGTCGTATTTATATGGAAGAGTTGTCTCGATGCCGGTTTCTTCTCCCGGGAGCGGATGATTTTTGCGAAAAACTTTCTTCGCACTATAATCTTTATGTGATTACAAACGGTCTCTGGGATGTCCAGCGATCGAGGGTCGGCGATTCGGAAATATACAGAAGATTTTTTAAAGGGCTGATTGTTTCGGAAAAAGTCGGATCCGCCAAGCCCGATAAGGGTATTTTTGACGAAGCCAGAAAAACCGCCGGAAACCCTCTTCTCGAAGAAATGCTGATTATCGGCGACAGCCTGACTTCTGATATCAGGGGAGGGGATCTTTACGGAATTGACTCCTGCTGGTTCAATCCCGGTGGAAAAGAGCTCGTCGGACCGTCCACGCCCACATATGAAGTCGCCGATTATGAAAGTTTGCTGAAAATCCTCCTATAA
- a CDS encoding aspartate kinase — MKKIVVKFGGSNLKSKEDITKIIKTIEGYNRPLVIVVSAFYGITNYLTEGLETARRDESHVGEIITFLKKLKKETLEENISDPGLQEEAYNLVKERLEELEKYLLGIHYIGEIPDFVEDRVLSYGEKLSSLLLSLILKSHGIEAVEAQPEEIGLVTDGAFRNASIDFERSRNSVSQALNNDTIYIVPGFYGVSPDRKITLLGRGGSDYSAAAIASCIDAEYLDVWKDVNGYMSADPGLIPGAVRVKNLSYNEAAELSYFGAKILHPRTVEPLLDQGIPVRVFNINRAGIIDPLSIIGPDETIGSTLKSVTYSDAFAVLKLEGAGVGIKEGILARVTTLFDRNFINIKSVVTSQTAINIYLESPDLDRAVSLLKENRVHTITAVVPYDNLSIIALVGDGLIHSQGLAYRMIGAVAEQGIDLKIVSIGASDSAAYCVVDRNDREEAVRVIHRTFFEGL; from the coding sequence ATGAAAAAAATTGTAGTTAAATTCGGTGGTTCAAACCTCAAAAGCAAAGAAGACATAACTAAAATCATAAAAACCATAGAAGGATACAATAGGCCTCTCGTCATTGTCGTATCGGCATTCTACGGTATTACCAATTATCTGACGGAAGGCCTTGAGACAGCCCGAAGGGATGAGAGCCATGTAGGAGAAATAATAACCTTTCTCAAAAAGCTGAAGAAGGAAACCCTGGAAGAGAATATTTCCGATCCCGGACTCCAGGAAGAAGCCTACAATCTGGTAAAGGAACGTCTGGAAGAACTGGAAAAATATCTCCTTGGAATTCATTACATTGGAGAAATCCCCGACTTTGTTGAAGACAGGGTGCTCAGTTACGGCGAAAAGCTCAGTTCCCTTTTATTATCTCTGATTCTCAAAAGCCACGGAATAGAAGCTGTCGAAGCCCAGCCTGAAGAAATCGGCCTTGTAACCGACGGAGCCTTCAGAAACGCCTCAATTGATTTCGAACGCTCCAGAAATAGCGTAAGTCAGGCTTTGAACAATGACACTATTTATATCGTACCGGGTTTTTACGGAGTGTCTCCAGATAGGAAAATCACCCTGCTCGGCCGCGGTGGGAGCGATTATTCAGCAGCAGCAATCGCCAGCTGTATCGACGCCGAATATCTCGATGTCTGGAAAGATGTCAACGGCTATATGTCCGCTGACCCCGGCCTTATTCCCGGAGCGGTCCGTGTGAAAAATCTTTCTTACAACGAAGCTGCGGAACTCTCGTATTTCGGAGCGAAGATTCTTCATCCGAGGACTGTGGAGCCGCTCCTGGACCAGGGTATTCCCGTAAGAGTTTTTAATATCAACAGAGCAGGTATCATTGACCCGCTTTCGATCATAGGTCCCGATGAGACAATAGGTTCAACTTTAAAAAGCGTTACCTACAGCGATGCTTTCGCCGTTCTGAAACTGGAAGGTGCCGGCGTCGGCATCAAAGAGGGAATTCTTGCGAGAGTGACAACCCTGTTCGACAGAAATTTTATCAACATCAAATCTGTGGTAACCTCTCAAACGGCTATCAACATTTATTTGGAATCGCCGGATCTCGACAGAGCTGTCTCATTACTGAAAGAGAATAGAGTTCATACAATTACGGCTGTGGTTCCCTATGACAATCTTTCCATAATCGCTCTGGTAGGCGACGGCCTCATACATTCACAGGGACTGGCTTATCGCATGATCGGAGCCGTCGCCGAGCAGGGCATCGACTTAAAAATCGTTTCAATCGGAGCATCGGATTCCGCGGCTTACTGCGTTGTAGACAGAAACGACCGGGAAGAGGCTGTCCGGGTTATTCATCGAACATTTTTCGAAGGTTTATAG
- a CDS encoding pseudouridine-5'-phosphate glycosidase: MNKYLDVNDEVKEALRSGKPVVALESTIISHGMPYPQNVETAKRVEDTVRKEGAVPATIAILGGRLKAGLTVDQLDYLGKAGTAVTKVSRRDIPFIVSTGKDGATTVASTMIVASMAGIGFFATGGIGGVHRGAEKTFDISADLEELAQTDVAVFCAGAKSILDIGLTLEYLETHGVPVIGYGTDEMPAFYTPGSGFSVDYRLDTPDLIASALKSKWDLGLKGGAVIANPIPDKFAMDEAVISRAIEQALQELSQKGIKGKESTPFLLARVSELTGGDSLASNIELVLNNAVLAAKTAVAYYK; encoded by the coding sequence ATGAATAAATATCTGGATGTGAATGATGAAGTGAAAGAAGCCCTTCGGTCTGGAAAACCTGTGGTGGCACTGGAGTCGACTATCATATCCCACGGCATGCCATATCCGCAGAATGTGGAAACGGCGAAAAGAGTTGAAGATACTGTCAGGAAGGAAGGCGCCGTTCCCGCGACCATTGCCATTCTCGGCGGACGGTTGAAAGCCGGTTTGACAGTGGATCAGCTCGATTATCTCGGCAAAGCGGGTACCGCCGTGACAAAAGTCAGCCGCAGGGATATTCCATTTATAGTTTCAACAGGAAAAGACGGTGCTACGACAGTCGCTTCGACAATGATTGTCGCTTCGATGGCCGGTATAGGATTTTTTGCTACCGGAGGCATCGGCGGCGTTCACAGAGGTGCTGAAAAAACTTTTGATATTTCAGCAGATCTGGAAGAACTCGCGCAGACTGACGTTGCCGTTTTTTGTGCCGGCGCCAAATCGATTCTCGATATAGGACTGACTCTGGAATATCTGGAAACTCACGGCGTTCCCGTCATCGGGTACGGAACCGATGAAATGCCGGCTTTTTATACTCCCGGAAGCGGATTTTCCGTAGATTATCGTCTGGACACACCGGACCTGATTGCTTCGGCCCTTAAATCAAAATGGGATCTGGGTCTGAAAGGGGGAGCTGTTATCGCCAATCCCATTCCCGATAAATTCGCTATGGATGAAGCTGTCATCAGCAGGGCTATTGAGCAGGCGCTTCAGGAGCTCTCACAGAAAGGTATCAAGGGCAAGGAATCCACCCCGTTTCTACTGGCCAGAGTTTCCGAACTGACAGGCGGGGACAGTCTGGCATCCAATATCGAACTAGTACTTAATAATGCGGTACTGGCAGCAAAAACGGCAGTAGCTTACTACAAATAA
- a CDS encoding nitrilase-related carbon-nitrogen hydrolase — translation MKVAAVQLRISEKTYVSHDVFIEEMEKRIVQAVNTFHPDLIVFPEYTSVFPAVTPYLSYAGGRTSVEEIFTAIGEDYSDIDTIRDLFVRESQRMETLMDRWGTLADKYDVTIVGGSYFAYDGEKLTNRLVVFGPDGNRIYSQDKFFLTDFETDILGLSSGSPEKPEGLILEDRKIVFTICRDTFLDRWETLYNGADLWIDIKANGETYGEEQVALFSRALPARLSDTEVPYGATVCLTGSFLELFWEGVSSFIGKTEEGVHTFMTTGSPGEEEILYFVLD, via the coding sequence GTGAAAGTCGCTGCTGTGCAACTCCGGATAAGTGAAAAAACGTATGTTTCTCATGATGTCTTTATCGAAGAAATGGAAAAGAGAATTGTTCAGGCAGTCAATACCTTCCATCCTGATCTTATAGTTTTTCCCGAATATACATCTGTATTTCCGGCCGTTACACCTTATCTTTCCTATGCCGGTGGGCGAACTTCTGTTGAAGAGATTTTCACAGCAATAGGAGAAGACTATAGTGACATAGATACAATCAGGGATCTCTTTGTTCGCGAATCGCAGAGAATGGAGACCCTTATGGACCGATGGGGGACTCTGGCCGATAAGTACGATGTAACAATTGTGGGCGGAAGCTATTTTGCATATGATGGGGAAAAACTGACCAACCGGCTTGTGGTATTCGGTCCCGATGGGAACAGAATCTACAGTCAGGATAAATTTTTTCTCACAGATTTCGAAACTGATATTCTCGGACTTTCTTCCGGTTCGCCTGAAAAGCCCGAAGGATTGATATTGGAAGATAGAAAAATCGTTTTTACAATCTGTCGCGACACCTTTCTCGATCGATGGGAAACATTATACAACGGGGCGGATTTATGGATAGATATCAAGGCCAACGGAGAAACTTATGGAGAGGAACAGGTCGCGCTCTTCTCCCGGGCTCTACCGGCCAGGCTTTCGGATACAGAAGTCCCGTACGGAGCTACGGTCTGCCTGACCGGAAGCTTTCTTGAACTGTTCTGGGAAGGTGTATCATCATTTATCGGAAAAACGGAAGAAGGAGTGCATACTTTTATGACAACCGGGAGTCCGGGAGAAGAGGAAATTCTCTATTTCGTTCTCGATTAA